In Aquimarina sp. TRL1, a single window of DNA contains:
- a CDS encoding energy transducer TonB has protein sequence MKKQLFPLLFIFSLSIYAQEVEEIYEASDEKYEILENIPFRIVAQKPVFPGCEEEDKIKCTHKLIKNLFDNNFNKELKTELNLENTQNIFAQFTIDTSGNIVNIQVRSPHQKIDIETKRVIKLLPVATPGKQDNKEVTVKYTLQYSLN, from the coding sequence ATGAAAAAACAACTATTCCCCCTACTATTCATATTTTCTTTATCAATATATGCACAAGAAGTTGAAGAAATTTATGAAGCTTCAGATGAAAAATATGAAATACTGGAAAATATTCCTTTCCGAATTGTAGCCCAAAAACCGGTCTTTCCAGGTTGCGAAGAAGAAGATAAAATCAAGTGTACCCATAAACTTATAAAAAACTTGTTTGATAACAACTTCAATAAAGAGTTAAAGACAGAGTTAAACCTGGAGAATACACAAAATATATTTGCTCAGTTTACCATTGATACATCAGGAAATATTGTTAATATTCAGGTACGAAGTCCCCATCAAAAAATAGACATAGAAACAAAGAGAGTTATCAAACTACTACCGGTAGCTACTCCCGGAAAACAAGATAATAAAGAAGTTACTGTAAAATATACATTGCAATATTCCCTGAATTAA